In the genome of Propionispora hippei DSM 15287, the window GCGATTTGTCTGTAATGTGCAATTATTTGCCAATTGCTGCTCAGGACCAGCCGGACGGAAGGGAATCACATAGACAAAAGAAAAAAGAAATGCTATTCTTTAATCATTCGAGTAAGAATAGCATTTCAGGAGAACATCATGACAGAAAAAGATACGCAGGCCAAACTGATTGAGTCTGCCACGTCCTTATTTGCCCAAAGGGGTTATGCCGCCGTATCGATCAGGGAGCTGGCTGATGCCGCTCAGGTAAACAGTGCGCTCATATCCTATCATTTTGGCAGTAAGGAAGGCTTGTACCTGGCCGTTTTGGAAAATCAGTTCCGGCCGATTACCGGTCTGCTGCAGCAAGCCGCAAAAACGGCGATGAGCCCGGAAGAGCGGATTGTATACTACGCTAAAGGCGTGTATGAAATACACAAAAGCAGGCCTTTTCTGATCCGCTTTTTACACAGTGAACTGACGAATCCCACAGCCGGGCTGGAAAGTGTCGTAAAACGCTATATTGGACAAATTTATCCCTTTTTATATCAGGCCTTTGCCGAAGGAGTGGCGTCCCGTCAGTTTAATGCCGCGTTGAATCCAGGCTATGCAGTACTATCACTGGTGGGAATTATGAATTTCTACTTTATTGCCAAACCGATAGCCCGGGAATTTTTGACAGTTGACAATGAGCATGATAAGAAATATCTGCTGCAGGCTGTGCAAATCTATTTACATGGCATCAAGGATAACAACTATAACTCCTGAGACCATTTTTCCAATTGCAGCAACAGCTCGCCGCGGGTGGAATCAACCTCGGCGCCTCGCCATTCCTGCCCTGTTTCGCTGTCGAACCAGACATCCTTACTGGTAAAAGCGGCTGTGGGAATCAGTTTTTCCCTGGCGGCATTCAATATGCCGTCCAGCATGCTTTGTTTGATGGTTTTACGGGCAAGCCGGTTGCCGGTCTTTTCCGTTGTTTGTACGTCAATACCGTCGGCGGTGGCCCGCAATTCGATCAGGCTCAGCAATTTTCCCTGCTGGCCGGCAGTATGAATGGCCTGCTTGGCGGCGTCGGCAGCTGCCTGCCGGGTAATATCATCATCATGGACGGTGATCCTTACATTGCCAATGATCAGTTTATACATGATAAGCCTCCTTAAACATAGCTGGATGGTTAAATTTATGAACTGTCGTTATTAAATATGAATATATAAAGAAGACTAATTTTGGGGGATAAGTTAAGAACCTGTAGTCAAATATTAGAAACACTGTGTCGGC includes:
- a CDS encoding TetR/AcrR family transcriptional regulator, which encodes MTEKDTQAKLIESATSLFAQRGYAAVSIRELADAAQVNSALISYHFGSKEGLYLAVLENQFRPITGLLQQAAKTAMSPEERIVYYAKGVYEIHKSRPFLIRFLHSELTNPTAGLESVVKRYIGQIYPFLYQAFAEGVASRQFNAALNPGYAVLSLVGIMNFYFIAKPIAREFLTVDNEHDKKYLLQAVQIYLHGIKDNNYNS